Below is a window of Polyangiaceae bacterium DNA.
GACTGGTCCTCGACCCGACCGGCCCACTGCACACCGAGCCGGACCGCCTGCTGCTCGAAGAAGTGGTCCCTGCCACCGAGGTGAGGCCGCTGCTCGATGCCATCGGAGCCGGAGCCCATCGCGTGTCCGAGATCGCCGGGCGCATGGGACGCGCCGCCACCTCCCTGTCGAGGCCCCTGGACCGACTCGTCGGGATGGGGCTCGTGCGCCGAGAGCACCCGTTCGGTGAGCCCGAACGCGGCGGCAAGCGCAGCCTGTATCGCATCGACGACCCCTTCTTCAGGCTCTGGTTCCGCGTCGTGTCGGCGCAGCGGGCACTGCTCGCCGGCGCCGGGCCGAAGGCTCGCCGTGCGCTCCTCGATCGACACTGGCCGGCGCTGCTCTCTGCGGCCTGGGAGGATCTGGTGCGAGTGAACGGCCCCGGCGGGCTCGGGGCCGGTAGTTGGGGAGTCGCACGGCGCTGGTGGTCTGGCGGGGCGGCCGAGTGGGACCTGGTCGCGGAATCGACGAATGGACGGCGCCTGCTCCTGGGAGAGGCAGAGTGGAGCCAGCGCCCGCTGTCTGCCGTCGCGCTGGAGCGCGCGTGCCGCGAGCTCGAGCATCGACCCGCGCCCGCTCTGGGCGCGCGATACGAGTCTCACGAGCGAATGCGCGCCTTGTTCGTGGTCGACCTCGAGCGTGGGGTGAGGCCGAGCACGGGTGGAGTTCGCGTCGTGACAGCGGAGCAGATCGTCGCCGATTCGAGCTAATCGTCGCTGCCCCCGTCGCCTTCGTCGCCCGCCGGCTCGCCGAGCCAGGCGGCGTGGTAAGCGGCCATGCGGCGCGCCGCGGCGCCCGGGCGCTCGGCGTAGACGTGGTGGCCGCGGGCCAGGGCGCTCTGCCGGAGCTCCTCGCGGCGCTCCTGGATCAGCGCGAGCACCCGAGCCGTCGGGTCGCGGAGCTCGTCGCTGGGCGCGTGCTCCAGCAACGCCAAACGCAGGTCGTCCA
It encodes the following:
- a CDS encoding ATP-binding protein — its product is MQFLNRTAELGRLAALSRRREGGLAVVFGRRRIGKTRLLLEWVARHGGLYTVADLSAPAIQRHTTALAVAERLPGFAEVEYPDWLSLLRRLASEAERAKWRGPFVLDELPYLVLASPELPSVLQRWLDHEAKRARLVVAVAGSSQRMMQGLVLAREAPLYGRAAVVLDLRPMAIAHLPEALGPASPRETAERWAAWGGVPRYWELAAGERGSTRSRIDRLVLDPTGPLHTEPDRLLLEEVVPATEVRPLLDAIGAGAHRVSEIAGRMGRAATSLSRPLDRLVGMGLVRREHPFGEPERGGKRSLYRIDDPFFRLWFRVVSAQRALLAGAGPKARRALLDRHWPALLSAAWEDLVRVNGPGGLGAGSWGVARRWWSGGAAEWDLVAESTNGRRLLLGEAEWSQRPLSAVALERACRELEHRPAPALGARYESHERMRALFVVDLERGVRPSTGGVRVVTAEQIVADSS